Genomic DNA from Frondihabitans sp. PAMC 28766:
CGCGCTTCAGCGTGACCCGGTTGAGCAGCAGCGAGATGACGACGCCCGCGTCGCCCGGGTAGAGCCCGGCGAGCTGCGCCACCGTCGCCACGCTCGGAGAGACGCCACCGCCCGCGGCGACCTGCGCCGCGGCGAGCTCACCGACAGCGGCGATGGTCTCGTCGGCCGACTCGTCGTCGAACAGCCACGCCACGGTCGATTCGAGCGACTCGGACAGGTGCTCGCGCAGGGCGGCGAGGCGACCGGATCCTGCGTCCACGGCCTCTACGTCGGCGAGCGCTTCGTCGACCGGCCGGAACCCGCACAGGGCGTCGAACGTCTCGCTGAGCGCGTAGATGATCTCGGGCTTGGGGAAGGGGTCTTTGTAGTTGCGCTCGCTCGCGACGAGCGGCACGCCCTCGCGGTTCTCGCGGGCGAACCCCTGGCGCGCCTGCTCGGGCGTCGGGTGGGCCTGGATCGACAGGGGCGACGCCGCGGCGAGCACCTTCATCAGGAACGGCAGGTGTCGGCGGCCCTGCCCGAGGGCGCGTTCGGGCTCGGCCTCGATCCAGTCGGCGAGGGTGGCGGCGCCGTCGACCACCGCCGGGTTCACCACGATGCTCGGCGACGCGGGGTGCGCGCCCAGCCAGAGCTCCGCCTCGGGGCGCCCCGACGGGGTGCGGCCCAGCAGCGTCGCTATGGCGTCGGTCGAGCCCCACGCGTAGTCGCGAGGGACGTTGGTGATGGGAAGGAACATGGGTGCTACCTCGAGGGAAGGATCGGTGCGGTCGTCGCCCACGCTACCAATCGGCTGACGCCCCGGCCTCGTCGTCTACCGTGGCCTTATGACGTCCCTCCCCCTCGCGCGGCCCACCGTCCGCGACGGCGACCACGCACCGCGCGAGTCGATCGCTCTCGCGACCGCCCTCTTCCTCGTCCTGTTCGGCGGCGACGCGCTGCGCAACTCCGTGGGCTGGACCGCGTGGGGGATCATCGCGGGGCTGCTCGCCGCGGCGTCGATCGTCGTCAGCGTCCGGCATCGGCTGCCGCTCAACAGGATCCCGTGGCCGCTGGTGGCGCTCCTTCTCACGATGGTGCTCTCGATCCTGTGGTCGGACTACCCGACGGGCTCCCTCCTGGGCGTCGGCTCGCAGCTCATGACCACGGCCGCGCCCCTGGCGATGGCGTCGACTCTCACCTGGCCGGCCATCGTGAAGGCGCTGGGGCGGGCCCTTCGCATCATCGTGGTGCTGTCGCTGCTGTTCGAGCTGTTCGTGTCGCTCGTCGTGCGCCACCCGATCTGCCCGATCTACACCCGGTCGCTCTGCGTCGGGCACTACCCGGCCGCCTTCGACTGGAGCCGCGACAACCTCTTGCACGGCGGCCCCATCGGCGGTCTGCCCGGCAACAGCAACCTGCTCGCGATCTTCGCCCTTCTGGCCCTCGTCGTGACGGCCGTCGAAGCCGCCGACCGTTCGATCACGCGTGTGACCGCCTGGGTGGGGATCGTCTCTGCCGTACTCGCCTACGGCCTCACGCGGTCGTCGACCGTGCTGGTCTGCACCCTCGCCTGCGCCGTCGTCCTCGGCGTCGCCCTCATGATCCGTCGCAGCTCGCACCGGATGCGGCGCATGGTGTACCCCGCCGCCCTCGTCGTGATCCTGGCGCTCGCGGCCCTCGCGCTGGTCTTCAACAAGCCGCTGCTGCACCTGCTCGGCAAGAGCTCGACCTTCACCGGGCGGCGCACCATCTGGCAGAGCGTCTACGAGCTGGCCATCCAGAGGCCCGTCGCCGGCTGGGGCTGGACGGGCTGGTGGCAGCCCTACCTCGAGCCGTTCAAGGGCCTCGCCGTGCGGAACGGGGTCGTCTACCTGCAGGCGCACGAGGCGTACCTCGACATGTTCTTCCAGCTCGGCTGGATCGGCCTCGTCATCTTCCTCGCGGTGATCGTCAGCACCGTCGCCCGAGCCTGGTGGTGGGCGACCGACCGCCGCATGCTGGCGGCGGGCCAGCCTGCGAAGTGGTCGGCACGCGACCTGCTGCCGATCCTGCTGCTCGCGGTCATGCTCGTGCACGGGCTCGGCGAGTCACGGCTCAACGTCGAATGGGGCTGGGGTCTCTTGGTCGTGATCTGCCTGGTGACGCGCGTCGACTGGTTCCGGTGGTACGGCGGGCCCCCGCCACGCCAGAAGACCGCGACAGGCGACCCGACGCCCACCAAGGCCGGGGCGACCACCTGACACAATGAGTCGATGACGATTCCCGACGACACGCGCGACCACTGGCGCCGCTACCTGTCGGCGTGGATCGGCTTCTCGGCCGGCGGTCAGTTCAGCCAGGCGCTCTCGGTCGCCATCGTCCTCTACGCGTTCGGCATCAACACGGTGCTGGCGCTGGTCAAATGGCCTGGGTCGCTGGCGATCCTGTCGACCCTCGTCGTGCTCGCCATCCTGTCGCTGGTCGGGGCGCGGCACCGCATCGAGTGGCACGGCCTTCTGCCGGTGTCGCTGATCGCCCTCTTCGCCTACCTCGGCGCCAGCGTGTTCTGGAGCCAGTACACCTGGGTGTCGATCGGCGGCTTCTGCTATTCGCTGGCGTTCGGCATGCTGGGCATGTTCCTCGCGCTCAGCCGTGACCTCGTGCAGGTGATCCGTGCGATGGGCGACGCCTTCCGCATCCTGCTGGCCGTCTCGATCGGCCTGGAGGTGCTGAGTGGTCTGCTGATCGACACCCCCATCTCGTTCCTCGGCATCCAGGGCAACCTCGCGCACGGCGGGCCGATCCAGGGCATCGCGGGCACCCGCAACTTCCTCGGCTTCCTGGCCGCGATCGGCCTCGTCACCTTCGTCGTCGAGTGGCTGATGAAGTCGGTGACCTGGCCCGTCGCCCTCGCCAGCTCGGTGGGGGCCGCCGCCGTGGTGTTCTTCGCGTCGTCGCCGGTGACGTCGATCGCGATCGTGGTGCTGGTCATCGCGACGATCGCGCTCTGGATCCTCCGCCGCGCCCCGGCCGAGCGACGGCCCGTCGTGCAGGGGGTGCTGCTCGTGCTCGTGGTGACCGGGCTCGTGCTCGCCTATGTCAGCCGGGCCCGCCTCATCGCCGCCATCGGCGCGCGCTCCGACCTCAACACGCGCCTGTCCCTCTGGGGGGCCATGAGGCCCTTCATCGACCTGCACTCGATGATCGGCTGGGGGTACGTCGGCAAGTGGCCGAACGACATCATCCCGTTCGAATTCCTCACCGTGCCCGGCGGGCGGCCGTCGGCCTCCGGCCTCGGGGCGTTCTTCGACGCCTGGCTGCAGATCGGTGCGTTGGGCGTGATCCTGCTTCTGATCGCCGGCACGCTCGCCTTCCTGCGGGCCTGGACGACGGCGTCGAGCCACCCGATCGTCGCCTACGTGTGGCCGCCGCTCGTGCTGCTGCTGATCGCCGTGACTGACACGGCCGAGAGCTTCGTGCTCGACGAGGGCACGCTCATGGTGTTCGTCGCCATCGCCACGGTGTCGGCACGCAAGAGGTCGTGGCGGTCCCGGCTCGCACCGTTGCCCGGGCGCACGGGGCCGACGCCGACTCTGCCCGGTGCGCGGGAGTCCTGACCGAGCGGCGGCACCAGAGCGGTGTCGGCGGCGCTACTTCACGGTGACGGTCTGGCAGCCGAGCAGCGTGTGCCCTCCCCCGGCCGAGTCGAGCCCGTAGGCGCATACCCGATGCTCGCCCGCCGTCACCGTCTGCTTCGCCACGTAGCCGTGCAATGCCGACCGCAGCTTGTACGCGGCGGCGACATCGGGCCTTGCCGTCGACGCCTTCGCCACCGACCCTGCCGCGTCGACGTAGATCGCAACCGAGATGGACGACGCGGTGTCGGGATCGAAGGCCCACCCGCGCTCACTCACCGTGGGCCCGGACACCGCGACGGAGTCGAGCCGGCCGACGGGCAGCCGGTCAGTGGTGACCGTCGTGCACGAGAGGAGCGCGTTCGACCCCGGCGTGCCCAAGACGTCGAGTCCGTAGACGCAGACCTGGTGCTTTCCCAGAGTGGTCTTCACGGTCGTCGCGAAGCCGTGAGCCGCACCGTAGAGCGGGTACGCGAGCGCGATGTCCGAACGGGCGGCCGAGGCGTTGGCGACGGCGGTGCCCTTGCCGTCTACGTAGACGGCCACGCGGGTCGAGGCCGTCGTGTCGCCATCGATTGCCCAGCCGCGCAGGCTGATCGACGTCGGCGTGGTCGTGACCGACTCGACTTTGCCGGCCGGAGAGCTGCCGATGACGATGACCGTCTTGCAGCCCACCGAGGCGTCGGATCCGCGCCCGACGTTGATGCCCTGGACGCAGATGGTGTGCGTGCCCGCCGACGCCGCCACGACGGCCGCATAGCCGTGGGCAGAACCGAGACCCGGGTGCGCAGCAGCGACATCCGGTCGGGAGAGCGCAGCCGTGATCGTCGTGGGCTTGCCGCCGTCGACGGTGACGCGGGCACCGATCGACGCGCTCGTCTCCGGGTCCGCAGCCCAGCCGACGACGCGGACGCCCGCCGGGGCGGCAGAGACGGAGTCCACGGATCCGATGGGCGAGGCCGACGTCACCGTCGCCGACGTGCACGAGATGGGCTGGGCTGTGCCCGCGGTCGCCCCGCCGGAGACACAGACGGCGTAGGTGCCCGCCGGTGCGCCGATCGTGCCGGAGAAGCCGTGCAGGGCGCCGGCCGCCGGGTAGGCCGCGCCGACGTCGGGCCGCGACAAGTTCGCCGTCAGGGTGCTGGCGGTGCCTGCCGCACTCACGACGACTGTGGCCGTCTTGGTCGGCGTCGTCGAGGAGAATGCCCAACCGCGGACGGTCAGCTGGCCGAGACCGCCCGTGACGGCGTCGACGTGACCGACGACGGGGTCGGATGCGACGATCGTCGGCGACCCGAACCAGTCGGTGAAGTACACCCAGAAATTGCGGTTGCCGTACGACGAGCAGCTGTCGCCCGTGCCCCGCAGGTTGGCGAGAGCCGCCGCGTTCGGGGTGTACGGCGTGTAGTAGTAGAGGTCGGCCGTGGCCTGGTTCTGGATGGTCACCCTGGCGACGCCGCAGGGCGAGTTCGGGCTGTAGGCGATGGACGCCGTCGTGCCAGGCTTGTAGGCGGTGAAGGCTGCCGACGTGCCTGCCGGATTCGCGTAGCGCTTGAACTGCCAGGCGGCCCAGTAGAGCTGGTTGTAGAGCCCACTGTAGGTCGTGTTGCACCCCGAGCCGTCCGGGCAGCCGTAGCCCATGGCGCGCGCCAGAGCCGTGGTCGAGGGCGCGGTCGCGGTGACGAGCCCCTGTTCTTTCTGCAGGGTCACGAGGAGCACACGCGGGTTGATGCCGCAGGCCGCGGCGACCTTGGCGATGATCTGCGACGCCGGCTCCGACGCCGCCCCGGTGTAGGCCGAGCACATGGCGTCGACCGATCGGCTCGCGGTCGTCTGCCGGTAGTCACTCAGACAGTTGGTGTTGCCGCAGGAGCCCTCCTTCTGAGCGAGAAAGGTCTGGACGGCCGACTGGGTCATGGCGGCGGAGTCGAAGAAGACGGCGTCGCTGACGATGTTGCCAGGGTTGAACGACGACCCGGAAAGCGTGGCCGCCGACGCGGACTGCCCCAGCATCGCGGCCGCCAGGCCGCCGATGACGGCGAGGGCGACCGCGATGCCGAGTTGTCGCCTCACTTGACTGTGACTGTGACGCACTTCAGCGTGGGGTTGCTGCCCCCGCTGGTGTCGATCCCGTAGGCGCAGACGCGGTGCTTGCCGCTGGTCGTGGTGAGGGAGACCTTGTAGCCGTGCAGGGCACCGGCACCCGCATAGACCTTCGCCACATCGGGGCGTGAGACGTTCGCCGTGACTTGTGCCCCCGCGGCGTCGACGTAGACCGCGACGCGCGTGGAGGTCGTCGGGGTGTCCTCGTCGATCGTCCAGCCGGTGGCTGTGATCGTCTTGCCCGAGACCGTCACTGAGTCGAGTCGGCCGATGGGCGGCTGGTTGACGACGACCGTGCGGCACACGCCGAGCCGGGGGTTCGACGCAGCGGCGCCCACATTGATGGCGTACGCGCAGACGGAGTGCGTCCCCTGCTTTTCGGACAGAGTGACCGAGAAGCCGTGATTCGACCCGTAGTTCGGGAATCGCGCGCCGACATCGGCTCGGGCGGCGTTCGCGGTGGCCATTGTGCCCTTGCCGTCGACATACACGGCGACGTGGATCGGCGACGAGGTGTCTCCGTCGAGTGCCCAGCCCTTAAGGGTCACGGTCTTCGGGGTGGACGAGACAGAGTCCAAGCCGCCGATGGGGGTGGAGCCAGCCGAGGTGCCGGTGCCGCACTGTGACAGCAGGTCGTTCGAACCGGCGCCGACGTTGATGCCGTACACGCAGACCTTGTAGGCACCCTCCGCGGCGGGGATGACCGCGTCGAAGCCGTGCAGGGCGCCGTCCGCCGGATACTGGGTCGCCACGTCGGGCCTCGAGAGGTTGGCCTTCAGGTTGTAGCCCTTTGCACCCAGGTAGACAGCGACCCCGATGGAGCCCGTGGAGTTGGGATCGATCGCCCAGCCGCGCACTTCGATGCCGCCGGGAACGGTCGAGACCTCGTCGACACTGCCCTTCGGCGACTGCAGGCTCGCCGGGACAGCCAGCCCGGCGAGGGCGGTCGATCCGCCGTTGATGACGTCCTGGTCGCCGGGGAAGGCGCCCGCGTCGGCGTACTGCCAGATCGTCCAGCTCGACCAGCTCTTCGGAAGGGTGCCCGGGCCGGCCGACAGCGCGGGGCCGTAGTGGGCGATGAAGAGCGGGTTGTGGCCGAAGGCCGAGCTGTTGCCGGTGCACTTCGACCACCAGTCGGTCGTGGAGTAGATGGCCGGGTACCGGCCCGTCTCGGCGAAGACCTGGTTCGAGAACGACGTGATCCAGTTGACCATCGCGCTCGCGCTCAGGCCGTAGCAGGTGTTCGTCCCGTCAGTGCTGGTGTAGGGGTCGTACTCGATGTCGAGCAGCGGGGCAGCGTCTTGCCGTCAGCTGTCCACCCACCTCCGTTCTTGACCAGGTAGTCGGCCTGGACCGCGCCCGACGACTTGTTGGGCACGGCGAAGGCGTAGGCCCCGCGAACGATGCCCGCGGCGGCGGCGCCGGCGTACTGGCTCGCGAAGGTGCTGCTCTTGTAGGTGCTGCTCTCGGTCGCCTTGATGTAGGCGAACCGCGCGCCGTTCGAGTAGGCGCCTTTCCAATTGACGGTCCCCTGCCAGGCGCTCACATCCATGCCGAGCACCTGCGAGCTGGACGCCGAGGCGTTCGGTGTCGCGAGCAGGGAGTGGAGCTTCGGAGCGGCCGTCGTGGCCTCGTTGACCGGGACAGTCGAGCCCATGGCGTGATCGCCGGCGGCGTTCTGCGTCGCGAGCGAAGGGTTGTCGCCCTGGGTCGCCGTCCCACTGGTCGTGCCGGGCGTCGTCGTGCTCGGCGTCGCAGCAGGCGCCGGTGCCGCCGTCGCGGTCGCAGTTGCGGTCGCGGTCGGAGCAGCTGTGGCGGTCGGAAGAGCCGTCGCAGTCGAAGCAGCCGAAGACGACACGGTCGACGTCGCCGCAGTCGCGGATGCCGCGCCAAGGGCCGACACGGCGCTGACGGCGATGAGGACGCCGACGACGACGGGCGCCAGACGAGACATCACTGGGCGGCTGCCGATGAGGCGGTCGACGACGACCGCCGGAGGGCGAACGGGTGCATCGAAGCGGTAGTCACGTGTGCGCCTCCCTAAGGCAGCTGTGGCGGGGTCGACGCGGCCCGTTCTGATCGCACCTCGCCGCGACGAGCACCCGAATGCTCCCGCGGAAGGCAACGGCTTCCAGTCGACTTCTTTACGGTACGTCACTCTGGTCACATGCAACAGGGGCCCGTTCACCCCCGATAGGGGGCGAGCATCCGCCTCAGAGCAGCAGCCGTTCGACCTCTCGACGCCGCGATGAGGCAACGCCGTCGCGACGTCGCGCAGACAGCGAATGACGCACCAGACCGGGCAGCCGACCGAGTACCCGGCCCCAGCTCGGTCGGTCGATGTAGGCGTTGCGGGGGCGCACGAAGTCCGCGACCAGCCGAAGAGCGGTGCGCGCTGCGACTCGCGCGATCATGGACGGCGAGCCGTTGCGCACCACGACGGCCAGGCGATTCGTCATGCTCTGGCTGCGCACGAGCGTGCCGTTGCTCGACGAGCTCGCGGCGTGCCGGTGCACTACGACGGCATCGGCGGCGAGCGCTATGCGGTAGCCGGCGAGGCGGAGGCGCCACGCCACGTCGACGTCCTCGTAGTACATGAAGAGCGCAGGATCGAAGCCTCCTACGGCTTCGAGCGCGCCGCGTCGAATGAAGACGGCCCCGCCCGAGAAGCCGAACGGGTCCGGCCGAGAGAGGTCGTGCGACGCGAGGTCGCCCTCGACCGGCGCAAGCCAGTCGCGATCGAAGCCGTTGCCGTCGCGGGTGAGCTCGACACCGGTGCCGTTGAGCAGGGCTCTGCCTGTCTCCCCGTCTCGGACCCGGCGCCATAGGCGTCCGTCGAGCCCTACGAGGGTGTCGGAGTCGCGATCGACGGCCGGGACGAACTGCCCTTCGAGGATCACTGCGCCCGCGACCGCAGCGACGTCGCCGCCAGCACCCTGCAGAGCCTGGATCCCCGCTTGGAGGAAACCCGGCTCGACGACCGCGTCATTGTTGACGAGGACGACGACGGGCGCGTCGGACTCCCGGATGCCGCGATCGACGCCGCCGGCGAAGCCGGAGTTCTCGCGCACCTCGACCACCGTGACTGCGCCCAGATCGGAGAAGTCGGGGGCGGCACCCGGCGCGACCTCGTTCTCGACGACGACCACGTCGAATCCTGAGGCCGTCTGCTGTTTCATGAGAGCCGCGACGCACCGCCTGGTGAGCTCGGGTTGATGCCAGTCGACGACGATCACGGAGGCGCGCATCCGACCATTCTGTCGGACGCCGATCCTCTCGACGCCGACCAGCCCTCCGGGTTCGTTCGGAGACGGCTGACTATAGTGAGAGCGCCCATCGCGGGCCGATCCCACCTGTCACCAACGTGTTGGAGCATTTCGCCTTGTCAGTTTCCACGTCGAGCGTCGTCTCCGTCGTCATCGTCAACTTCCGAGGCACCGACGACACCCTCGAGTGCGTCGCACGGCTCAACGACGTCGACTGGCCGGCCGAGCAGCTCGAGATCGTCATCGTCGAGAACGGCTCCGGCGACGACAGCGAGACGCGGCTGCGCGCGGCCCTCGGCGAGCAGGAGAACGTCACCCTCATCGTCTCGAAAGAGAACCTCGGGTTCACCGGCGGAAGCAACCTCGGCGCCGAGAAGGCCCGCGGCGAGTTCGTCGCCTTCTTGAACAACGACGCCAAGCCCGGTGCCGACTGGATCCGGGGCGCTCTCGGCCAGTTCGCGGTCAGCCCGAGAGTCGCCGCCGTCGGCAGCAAGGTGCTCGACTGGGACGGCAAGGCGATCGACTTCGTGCAGGGCAGCCTGACCTGGTTCGGCATGGGCTACAAAGACCGGGTCACCGAGATCGACACCGGCGAGTTCGACACCCCCCGCGACATCCTGTTCGGCACCGGTTCGGCGCTGTTCGTGCGCAAGGCGATCTTCCACGAGGTGGGCGGCTTCGACGAGCGTCTCTTCATGTTCTACGACGACGTCGACCTGGGCTGGCGCCTCAACCTGCTCGGCTACCGGGTGCGCTTCGCCCCCGAGTCGGTCGTCTACCACAAGCACCACGGCTCGATGAAGAGCTTCGGCGAGTACCGCGAGATGTACCTGCTCGAGCGCAACGCGCTGATCCTGCTCTTCAAGAACCTCGACGACGAGAGCCTGTCGCGGTTCCTGCCCGGCGCCCTCGCTCTCCTGGCGCG
This window encodes:
- the manA gene encoding mannose-6-phosphate isomerase, class I, which codes for MFLPITNVPRDYAWGSTDAIATLLGRTPSGRPEAELWLGAHPASPSIVVNPAVVDGAATLADWIEAEPERALGQGRRHLPFLMKVLAAASPLSIQAHPTPEQARQGFARENREGVPLVASERNYKDPFPKPEIIYALSETFDALCGFRPVDEALADVEAVDAGSGRLAALREHLSESLESTVAWLFDDESADETIAAVGELAAAQVAAGGGVSPSVATVAQLAGLYPGDAGVVISLLLNRVTLKRGEALFLPAGNIHAYLGGLGIELMAPSDNVLRGGLTPKHVDVAELLTVLEFEPLPLPYLRPTEQGAGVERFDPTDVGFALLHVVPGESGAVVPLGGPSIVLVTDGELHLKGQDGNVRVSRGEAVYVTPDEWRLAVTGTGEAFVATSA
- a CDS encoding O-antigen ligase, with the translated sequence MTSLPLARPTVRDGDHAPRESIALATALFLVLFGGDALRNSVGWTAWGIIAGLLAAASIVVSVRHRLPLNRIPWPLVALLLTMVLSILWSDYPTGSLLGVGSQLMTTAAPLAMASTLTWPAIVKALGRALRIIVVLSLLFELFVSLVVRHPICPIYTRSLCVGHYPAAFDWSRDNLLHGGPIGGLPGNSNLLAIFALLALVVTAVEAADRSITRVTAWVGIVSAVLAYGLTRSSTVLVCTLACAVVLGVALMIRRSSHRMRRMVYPAALVVILALAALALVFNKPLLHLLGKSSTFTGRRTIWQSVYELAIQRPVAGWGWTGWWQPYLEPFKGLAVRNGVVYLQAHEAYLDMFFQLGWIGLVIFLAVIVSTVARAWWWATDRRMLAAGQPAKWSARDLLPILLLAVMLVHGLGESRLNVEWGWGLLVVICLVTRVDWFRWYGGPPPRQKTATGDPTPTKAGATT
- a CDS encoding glycosyltransferase codes for the protein MRASVIVVDWHQPELTRRCVAALMKQQTASGFDVVVVENEVAPGAAPDFSDLGAVTVVEVRENSGFAGGVDRGIRESDAPVVVLVNNDAVVEPGFLQAGIQALQGAGGDVAAVAGAVILEGQFVPAVDRDSDTLVGLDGRLWRRVRDGETGRALLNGTGVELTRDGNGFDRDWLAPVEGDLASHDLSRPDPFGFSGGAVFIRRGALEAVGGFDPALFMYYEDVDVAWRLRLAGYRIALAADAVVVHRHAASSSSNGTLVRSQSMTNRLAVVVRNGSPSMIARVAARTALRLVADFVRPRNAYIDRPSWGRVLGRLPGLVRHSLSARRRDGVASSRRREVERLLL